The following is a genomic window from Planctomycetia bacterium.
TCCCATTCATCATGGAGCGGCTGTTCAGCACGCTCCTCGCGGTCGCGCCCGACATCTCGTGCGCGTCGTGGGAAGCCGCCCGCGATGCCCCGCCGCGCCGCAGATGGTTCCGGCGCCGGCGGGCGGCCTGATACGGCGCCCACTTGATCCTCGCGCCCCAAACGATCCTGCTGAACCATCGGATCGGGCGGGGTTGCCCATGGCCCAGGAGCCGGCTTGAGCGGCCAAGCGAAGGCAGGATGCCGAAGCGCGGGCCGGTCTGAGTGAGCGGATGCCACGATGGCATCCGCTCACGTCCGGCGATGGGGCATGGGTAACCCCGACCAGCGAACCGCGCGAGGGTCAAGTGTGACCCGTATGAGACGCCCTCCCGATCAGCTTTGGATCGCTGCCACCCGATCGGCTACGCTGGGCCGCCGGCAGACACGAACGCGGATGGCCGACACCCCGGACCGAGATCGTGACCACACCGTTCTTCTACGAGCATCAGGGCTGGTGTCCGATCTGCGCGACGCCGGCCCGGTTCACGGCCCGCGAGGCCTGGTTTCGCGATCACCTGCTCTGCGGCACGTGCGGCTCGATCCCGCGGGAGCGGGCGCTGGCACTGCTGCTGAACCGCCGGCTGCCGGGCTGGGCCGGCTTGCGGATCCACGAGTCGTCGCCGATGCCGCGGGGGATCTCGCAGCAGCTGCGCGATCGCGCGCCGGCCTACGTCCCCTCGCAATACTTCCCGGGTGAGCAATTGGGACGGAGCGTTCGCGGGTTTCGCAACGAGAACCTCGAAGCCCAGACGTTTGCCGACGGCAGTTTCGACCTCGTCGTCACCCTCGACGTCTTCGAGCACGTCAACGAGCCCGCGCAGGCGCTCCGGGAGATCTGCCGCACGCTCGTGCCCGGGGGCGTCCACGTGTTCACCGTGCCCACCTACAAGGGGCGGACGACGAGCGAGCGCCGTGCCCGGTTTCTCCCCGACGGGCGGGTCGAGCATCTCGCCCCGCCGGAGTACCACGGCAACCCGGTGGACGAGAGCGGCTCGCTGGTCACGTTTCACTACGGCTATGACCTGGCGACACTCATCGCGGACTGGTGCGGCATGCACTGTGAGGTGACGCGGTTCCACGACGCCGGCCACGGCATCCTCGGCGAATTCACCGAGGTCTACTGGACGACCCGGCCCGCCTGAGCCGCGGCGCGGGCCGCGGCACACGGCTGGTCAGGCGGCCCGGCGCCGCAGCGGCGGGACGCACGACGCCAGCCGGCCGAGGAGCGTCGCCGGGCGTTCGGCATCGGCGACGCCGAGGGCGATCTGCTCGCGGAGCGTCCGCGTGAAGTCGTCGAACAGTTTCCGGAAGGCCGGCTCGTTCATCGTCAGCGACTCGATCGTCGCCAGGGACTCGGTGACGCACGCGGGAGACACGATCGCATGCCCGTGGATGACCCGGCTCATCACGCGCAGCCCGTAGGACACGATCAGCAGCGGGGAGGCTGCGAACTTGTCGGCCGAGACGTTCTCGGGAGGGCTGACGAGGTCGGGGAACGACCGACCCGTGCCGGCTTCGAGGACCCGGGCGGCGAGCGCCTGTGGAGGATGGCCGGCGAGCGGGATCGTCACGCCGCCCTGGCGGGCGAAGAAGGCTTCGGTGGCGCGGATCCGGGTCGCGAAACTGGCCGCCCAGCGCCGGATGTCGTACCGCTGCTTGAAGAACGTGCCCGCCTCGCCCGTGATCGACTGCAGGAGGCTCGACAGGGCGAGTTCCGCCACCGGCCTGTGGACGAAGACGGTCCGCGTCTGTGCACCGGTGATCCGGCGGAACCGGCGCAGCGCCCGCTCGAGGGGGCGCAGCACGAGCGAACCGGAAAACTCCTCGCTCGACAGCAGCAGGGTGTCGCAGCCTTCGTCGCCCGCCTGTCGCCACGCGGCCAGGAGCCAGTCGAGGAATGCGTCGCCGCGGCCGGCGCCAAGCAGGGAGGCGGCGTCGGCATGGCTGGTGGCGAAGGCAGCGCCGGAAAACTCCGGATACAGCACGCCATCGCGGCGCAGTCGCTCCCGGTTGGCTGCGCATGCCGACTGCACGCTCGTCGAGCCTGTCTTGTGGGGGCCGACGTGGATGACGAGTCGCGGCACGGTGCACGGTGGAGGAGGGGAGCGGACCGGACGGTTGGACCATAGCGACGGGTGGCCCCGCACGGAATCGCAGGCTCGAGCGGCGGGATTGCCCAGCCGGCGTGTTCTTCGCAGGTTGCCAGACCCCGGCCGGGCCGCGCGGTATGATTTGGTCCGGTTTCAGTCCCTTCCCGGAGCCTTTGCCCATGCCCGTGTCGCGTCGTGCAGCGATCGCTTGTTGCCTCCTGTTCTCGACCGCCGTGGCCGGCGCCGATTCCACGCCCCCCCAGTCGACGACGCTCGTGGTGCCCGGGGGCGACGGGCCGGGCAAGGGAAAGAAGGTCGTGCTCGTCAGCGGTGACGAGGAGTATCGCAGCGAGGAGGCGCTGTCGCAGCTCGCGAAGATCCTCGCCACCCGGCACGGCTTCGACTGCACGGTTCTGTATGCCATCGATCCGAAGACGGGCCACATCGATCCCAGCATCCGTGACAACATTCCCGGCCTCGAGGCCCTGCGATCGGCCGACCTGATGGTGATCGCGACCCGCTGGCGAAACCTGCCCGACGCGCAGATGAAGGAGATCGACGCCTACCTCCGGGCCGGCAAGCCGGTCGTCTCCCTGCGGACCGCGACGCACGCCTTCAAGCTCGACAGCGCGACCTACGGCCACCTCAACCGCTTCGGGCCATTGGTGGTTGGCGAAGACTGGGTGGCCCACCACGGCTCGCACGGGAACGAGAGCACCCGCGGCCTCGTCGCCCCTACGGGCCGGGATCATCCGATCATGCGCGGCATCAAGGACGGAGACTGCTGGGGGCCGACCGACGTCTATGCGGTCAAGCTGCCGCTGGCCGGCGATGGCAAGGCCCTCCTGCTCGGGCAGGTCCTGTCCGGCATGACCCCCGATTCCAAGCCGGTGGAGGGAACGAAGAACGACCCGATGATGCCGGTCGCCTGGGTGCGGACGTATGGAATCGACGACGGCCCGCGCGGCCGGGCGTTCACGACCACGATGGGCGCGGCCACCGACCTCGTGGCCGCGGGCACGCGCCGGCTCGTGGTCAACGGCTGCTATTGGGCCGTCGGCCTCGAGGACAAGATCCCGGCCGAGTCGAACGTCGATCTCGTGGGCGAGTTCACGCCGACGAAGTTCGGCTTCAACGGGGCGAAGAAGGGGCTCGTGCCGGCCGACATGCGCTGACACCTGCCGCACGGCCGCCGGCCGTCAATCGGCGCCGAGCCGGGCGACGTGCCGCTGCGTGGCTGGGAACGCGAACCGGCCTGGATGCAGGAGTTCGGCCAGCACCTCGAGTGAGTCGACGAGCCGCGGTCCCGGCCGGTTGAGCAGATGGTGGCCATCGACCACGAACAGCCGCCCGGCGCGGGTCGCCCGCAGCGGCGCGAGGTGGTTCCAGATCGGTGACGTCGTCGCCTCGGCCACGGTGCGGTCGCGGGTGAACCCGCACGGCGCGAGGATCACGACATCGGGGTCGGCCCGGGCGACGTCCTCCCAGCCGATCCAGTGGGAGTGATGGCCGGTCCGGCCAAGCACGTCGTCGCCGCCAGCGAGCGTCACGAGCTCCGGTACCCAGTTGCCGGCCGCCATCGGCGGATCGAGCCATTCGACGACGGCGACCCGGGTCCGTGAACCGCCGTTCGACCGGGCGAGGGCCTCGACGCGGCAGGCGACCGAACGGCAGCGGGCCTGCAGGCGGGCCACGACCTCGCGGCCCCGTGACAGCGTCCCGGTGGCGGCGGCCACGGCGAGGATGTCGCGCCACAGGTCGGCGAGCGACGTGGGGGCGAGCGACACGATCGGCACCGGCCGGTCCAGCGCCCGCGCCGCCCGCGTCACGTCGTCGGCCGACACCGCGCACACGTCGCAGGCGGCCTGGGTGACGATCACG
Proteins encoded in this region:
- a CDS encoding cobalamin-binding protein, translating into MTAVVDSAAGRPERIVSLLPAATEIVAALGLEGALVGRSHECDEPESVSGLPALTAAAIDAAGSSRAIHEAVGVACTAASGSPPALFRLDTDMLATLRPDVIVTQAACDVCAVSADDVTRAARALDRPVPIVSLAPTSLADLWRDILAVAAATGTLSRGREVVARLQARCRSVACRVEALARSNGGSRTRVAVVEWLDPPMAAGNWVPELVTLAGGDDVLGRTGHHSHWIGWEDVARADPDVVILAPCGFTRDRTVAEATTSPIWNHLAPLRATRAGRLFVVDGHHLLNRPGPRLVDSLEVLAELLHPGRFAFPATQRHVARLGAD
- a CDS encoding methyltransferase, with the translated sequence MTTPFFYEHQGWCPICATPARFTAREAWFRDHLLCGTCGSIPRERALALLLNRRLPGWAGLRIHESSPMPRGISQQLRDRAPAYVPSQYFPGEQLGRSVRGFRNENLEAQTFADGSFDLVVTLDVFEHVNEPAQALREICRTLVPGGVHVFTVPTYKGRTTSERRARFLPDGRVEHLAPPEYHGNPVDESGSLVTFHYGYDLATLIADWCGMHCEVTRFHDAGHGILGEFTEVYWTTRPA